From the Garra rufa chromosome 17, GarRuf1.0, whole genome shotgun sequence genome, one window contains:
- the znrf2a gene encoding E3 ubiquitin-protein ligase znrf2-like encodes MGPKQSSQAVGVRIRSYSGSDLSSSDGRAAVLRYYAGGSTGQIGERIQYSSQRPRSFIQSAVIPTGGRRDETDGQRTLLIGSLPAHLTPHMLGAGFDCPICSKFVCSDEIDVHLPMCFSKPRLNYNEDVLSRDSGECSICLDDMVQGDTIARLPCLCVYHKGCIEEWFEINRSCPEHPTD; translated from the exons ATGGGTCCGAAACAGAGCAGCCAAGCCGTGGGGGTTCGGATCCGATCTTACTCCGGTTCCGATTTGTCCAGCTCGGACGGGCGAGCTGCGGTTCTGCGGTATTACGCGGGCGGTTCGACGGGACAGATCGGTGAACGGATCCAGTATTCGTCGCAAAGACCGCGGTCGTTCATCCAGAGCGCCGTTATCCCGACCGGCGGCCGGAGAGATGAGACAGACGGACAGAGAACGCTGTTGATCGGGTCCTTACCTGCACACCTCACACCTCACATGCTGGGCG CTGGATTTGACTGTCCCATCTGCTCAAAGTTTGTCTGTTCAGATGAAATAGATGTTCATTTGCCAATGTGTTTCTCCAAACCTAGACTCAATTATAATG AGGATGTTTTGTCCCGGGACTCCGGCGAGTGTTCGATATGTCTGGATGACATGGTCCAGGGGGACACCATCGCTCGACTGCCCTGTCTCTGTGTCTACCACAAAGG GTGTATTGAAGAATGGTTTGAGATCAACAGGTCGTGTCCTGAACATCCTACAGATTAG
- the mturn gene encoding maturin, translating to MEFKELVDTAEKWCSGNPFDLIFAEDVDERRLDFYAEPGISFYVLCPDNLTGGTDNFHVWSESEDCLPFLQLAQDYISSCGKKTLLEVLDKVFRSFRPLLGLPDIDDDTFDQYHADVEEEPEPDHQQMGVSQQ from the exons ATGGAGTTCAAAGAGCTGGTGGACACCGCCGAGAAATGGTGCTCCGGGAACCCGTTCGACCTGATCTTCGCCGAGGATGTGGACGAGAGGCGGCTGGACTTCTACGCCGAGCCCGGGATCTCGTTCTACGTGCTCTGCCCGGACAATCTCACCGGAGGAACCGACAATTTT CATGTGTGGAGTGAGAGCGAGGACTGTCTACCGTTCCTGCAGCTCGCACAGGATTACATCTCCTCCTGCGGGAAGAAAACACTGCTGGAGGTGCTGGACAAAGTCTTTAGATCCTTCAGGCCT CTCCTGGGTCTTCCAGATATTGACGATGACACATTCGATCAGTATCACGCAGACGTGGAGGAGGAACCAGAGCCAGACCACCAGCAGATGGGTGTGAGCCAGCAATAA